The following proteins come from a genomic window of Bifidobacteriaceae bacterium:
- a CDS encoding ABC transporter substrate-binding protein gives MSTYRRAAALISAAALAITLGGCGKTEPGAAPSSGGATQAQTPVEGGTLYWAVATAPPTINPHLNGLAKVTPLLRNAFASYLYLTEDGIYEPWLAEGYEESADGLTVTLKLREGVTFSDGEPLNADAVLANFDKINSDSYGRGAPSGLRNVQEINKVDDLTLEFVLSTTDILFLQYLAGLSSTPLSPKSLELEQTVLESGGPELAGVGPFVLTSYTPNTELVFEKRDDYNWGPDSIAKGHQTAYLDKVIYRILPEGATRTGALEQGQVQAASDIQPLDVSLFEDRPGFQYLRSILAGTPYFVAFNPHKAPLDDVRVRQAFALGSDLDAILQAVYHGAYDRAWAPVSSRGPWAADLGTWNATDVAKANELLDQAGWTERNADGIRVKDGKTLTIDLYTDSTRLRESRDQVHLAISAALKDNVGIDYHYEVVDSGTAADLNGGADYSIIDPSFLSPDPAGGFESVYHSDPSRGVIGQGTFKDPKIDELIDTGRFTTDLETRKAAYKELQEYLTTETWLVLPVYEPQDSVAATDKVKNITLDGSGQPFGAYTIWLES, from the coding sequence ATGTCCACCTATCGCCGCGCCGCGGCCCTGATCAGCGCCGCAGCTTTGGCTATCACCCTGGGCGGTTGCGGGAAAACCGAGCCCGGCGCCGCCCCCTCGTCCGGCGGGGCCACCCAAGCCCAAACGCCCGTTGAGGGCGGAACGTTGTACTGGGCCGTGGCGACCGCGCCACCGACCATCAACCCGCATCTCAACGGCCTGGCCAAAGTCACGCCGTTGCTGCGCAACGCCTTTGCCTCTTATCTGTACTTGACGGAGGACGGCATCTATGAGCCGTGGCTGGCGGAGGGGTACGAAGAGTCGGCCGACGGCCTCACGGTCACGCTGAAACTGCGTGAGGGCGTGACGTTCTCAGACGGGGAGCCGCTGAACGCGGACGCCGTGTTGGCCAATTTCGACAAGATCAACTCCGACAGCTACGGCCGGGGCGCTCCCTCGGGGCTGCGCAACGTCCAGGAGATCAACAAGGTTGACGATTTGACGCTTGAGTTTGTGCTGAGCACAACCGACATCCTGTTCCTGCAGTACCTGGCCGGGCTCTCCTCCACGCCGCTGTCGCCCAAGTCGCTCGAATTGGAGCAGACGGTGCTGGAATCCGGCGGCCCGGAGTTGGCCGGCGTTGGGCCCTTTGTGCTCACCAGCTACACGCCGAACACCGAACTGGTCTTCGAAAAGCGGGACGACTACAACTGGGGGCCGGACTCGATCGCCAAGGGACACCAGACCGCCTACCTCGACAAGGTCATCTACCGCATCCTGCCGGAGGGCGCGACCCGGACCGGCGCGCTGGAGCAGGGGCAGGTCCAGGCCGCCTCGGACATCCAGCCGCTTGACGTGTCCTTGTTCGAAGACCGTCCGGGCTTCCAGTACCTGCGGAGCATCTTGGCGGGCACGCCCTACTTCGTGGCCTTCAACCCCCACAAGGCGCCCCTGGACGATGTCCGGGTCCGCCAAGCGTTCGCGCTCGGCTCGGACTTGGACGCCATCCTCCAGGCCGTCTACCACGGCGCCTACGACAGGGCGTGGGCGCCCGTGTCCTCCCGCGGTCCGTGGGCCGCTGACCTGGGCACCTGGAACGCCACCGACGTGGCCAAGGCCAACGAACTGCTTGACCAGGCTGGCTGGACCGAGCGCAACGCGGACGGCATCCGCGTCAAAGACGGCAAGACGTTGACAATCGACCTGTACACGGATTCGACCCGCCTTCGCGAGTCCCGCGACCAGGTCCACTTGGCGATCAGCGCGGCGCTGAAGGACAACGTCGGCATTGACTACCACTACGAGGTGGTCGATTCGGGCACGGCCGCGGACCTGAATGGCGGCGCCGACTACAGCATCATCGACCCGTCGTTCCTCAGCCCCGATCCGGCCGGCGGCTTCGAGTCTGTTTACCATTCGGATCCGTCCCGCGGGGTGATCGGCCAGGGGACGTTCAAAGACCCCAAGATCGACGAGTTGATCGACACGGGCCGTTTCACAACCGACCTGGAAACCCGCAAGGCCGCATACAAGGAGCTCCAGGAGTACTTGACGACTGAGACCTGGCTGGTCTTGCCCGTCTACGAACCCCAAGACTCCGTCGCCGCCACCGACAAGGTCAAGAACATCACCCTCGACGGCTCCGGGCAGCCTTTCGGCGCCTACACCATCTGGCTCGAGTCCTGA
- a CDS encoding ABC transporter ATP-binding protein translates to MTAVLSKAPLAAQGTPIVQVKGLHVEFRGRERYVHAVRGLDLAVYPGEAVALVGESGSGKSVTALSLLGLTGKTARVTADEFAVGGRDVRTLNDRGWRQIRGTKIGLILQDALTSLDPLRTVGQEIHEALVAHGGQKKGGAEAVEALLAEVGFPDPAVRAHQYAHQLSGGLRQRALIASALAGNPELLVADEPTTALDVTVQAQILDLLGKRRDAGTAVLLISHDLAVVSRVADRVLVMRDGLVVEQGPTAQLLQDPRHPYTKALLRAVPSAATRGQRLSGGAPSGQPGPGHEGESGPGARAGRAAPDRQGPVLAARGVSKVFKLGGHRQLRAVVDVDVRVEPGGKLGIVGESGSGKSTLARILLGLMEPDQGSVEVMGQPWRSPNQGERRGLRRAVQFVSQDAASSFDPRYTVEQIVAEPLRTTARSKAERLGRVREALALTHLEPSLLQVVPRNLSGGQRQRVAIARALALEPEVLICDEPVSALDVSIQAQILDLLAELNERTGTALVFISHDLGVVHHLVDDVLVMHRGRVVEEGPVDRVFTAPSHPYTQGLLAAVPRLQARGAEAPLGRRELVANAN, encoded by the coding sequence ATGACCGCGGTCCTAAGCAAAGCGCCACTCGCGGCTCAGGGCACGCCGATCGTCCAAGTCAAGGGACTGCACGTCGAGTTTCGGGGCCGCGAGCGGTACGTCCACGCGGTGCGCGGCCTTGACCTGGCGGTTTACCCGGGCGAGGCGGTGGCGTTGGTGGGCGAGTCGGGTTCGGGCAAGTCCGTCACGGCGTTGAGCTTGCTGGGGCTGACCGGGAAGACCGCCCGCGTCACGGCGGATGAATTCGCCGTGGGGGGCCGCGACGTGCGGACCTTGAATGATCGCGGCTGGCGCCAAATTCGCGGCACCAAGATCGGCCTGATCCTGCAAGACGCCCTGACTTCGCTGGATCCTTTGCGAACCGTCGGCCAGGAGATCCATGAGGCGCTGGTGGCGCACGGCGGCCAAAAGAAGGGCGGCGCCGAAGCGGTGGAAGCGCTCCTGGCCGAGGTCGGCTTCCCGGATCCGGCGGTCCGGGCCCACCAGTACGCCCACCAGTTGTCCGGCGGGCTGCGCCAGCGGGCGCTGATCGCGTCCGCGTTGGCGGGGAACCCGGAGTTGCTGGTGGCGGACGAGCCGACCACGGCCCTGGACGTGACGGTGCAGGCGCAGATCCTCGACCTGTTGGGCAAGCGGCGAGACGCCGGCACCGCCGTGCTGCTGATCTCGCACGACCTCGCCGTGGTCTCGCGGGTGGCCGACCGCGTCTTGGTGATGCGCGACGGCCTGGTGGTTGAGCAGGGTCCCACGGCCCAGCTTCTGCAAGACCCGCGCCACCCGTACACCAAAGCGTTGCTGCGGGCGGTCCCATCGGCGGCGACGCGCGGACAGCGCCTGTCCGGGGGAGCCCCCTCGGGCCAACCGGGGCCCGGACACGAGGGCGAATCCGGCCCCGGCGCGCGGGCAGGCCGGGCCGCGCCGGACCGCCAAGGGCCGGTGCTGGCGGCGCGGGGGGTGTCGAAGGTTTTCAAACTGGGCGGACACCGCCAACTGCGGGCCGTGGTGGACGTGGACGTGAGGGTGGAGCCGGGCGGGAAACTCGGCATCGTCGGGGAATCCGGTTCGGGGAAGTCCACGCTGGCGCGAATTCTGCTGGGACTGATGGAACCGGACCAGGGCAGCGTCGAGGTGATGGGCCAACCTTGGCGGTCGCCCAACCAGGGCGAACGGCGCGGCTTGCGGCGGGCCGTGCAATTCGTCTCCCAAGACGCCGCTTCCTCGTTCGATCCGCGCTACACGGTGGAGCAAATCGTCGCCGAGCCGTTGCGCACCACGGCCCGTTCCAAGGCCGAACGGCTGGGCCGGGTGCGCGAGGCGCTGGCGCTGACGCACCTGGAGCCGTCGTTGCTGCAGGTGGTGCCCCGCAATCTGTCTGGCGGACAGCGCCAACGCGTGGCGATAGCGCGGGCTTTGGCCCTCGAACCCGAGGTGCTGATCTGCGACGAGCCGGTGTCCGCCCTGGACGTGTCGATCCAGGCTCAGATCCTCGACCTGCTGGCGGAGTTGAACGAGCGCACCGGCACCGCCCTGGTGTTCATCTCCCACGACCTGGGCGTGGTCCACCACCTGGTTGACGACGTGCTGGTGATGCACCGGGGCCGGGTGGTCGAAGAGGGTCCGGTGGACCGCGTCTTCACCGCGCCGAGCCATCCCTACACGCAAGGCCTCTTGGCGGCCGTTCCCCGTCTTCAAGCGCGGGGGGCGGAAGCGCCCTTGGGGAGACGCGAGCTTGTGGCCAACGCCAACTAA
- a CDS encoding ABC transporter permease, whose protein sequence is MNAPVAAPPASVAEGAADAVSAAPGTVSDSPRPGRRRSAQAAPPGPGTAPSRTRWFARIQWDLVFAVPVLALVLLMAVAPGLLTSGDPLEGDPRASHLAPSAEHLAGTDLLGRDVLTRIIYGARYSILIGLGASVVGVLLGLVVGLGSAVGPRWLEQVAGRFVDVVAAFPALLLAMFLITFTGRGPDNLLLALGIGALPAYARLVKANALVTLQSGYVEQAKTFGLGKLRVVWRHVLPNALGALPIMVTIGLGGAIIGSSALSFLGLGPQPPDAEWGLLLSESRAYLRQAWWSAVYPGVALTAVVVASTVLGQNLQRRYERRDR, encoded by the coding sequence GTGAACGCCCCAGTCGCCGCCCCGCCCGCGTCAGTGGCGGAAGGAGCCGCCGATGCCGTCTCGGCGGCCCCCGGCACCGTTTCAGATTCGCCTCGGCCGGGCCGGCGCCGCTCAGCCCAGGCCGCCCCGCCCGGCCCCGGCACGGCGCCCAGCCGGACGCGTTGGTTCGCGCGCATCCAGTGGGACTTGGTCTTCGCGGTGCCGGTCTTGGCGCTTGTCCTGCTGATGGCCGTCGCGCCGGGCTTGCTGACCAGCGGCGACCCGTTGGAAGGCGATCCCAGGGCCTCGCATTTGGCTCCCAGCGCCGAGCATCTGGCCGGCACCGATTTGCTGGGACGGGACGTGTTGACCCGCATCATCTACGGCGCGCGCTATTCGATCCTGATCGGGCTGGGCGCCTCCGTGGTCGGGGTGTTGCTCGGCCTGGTGGTGGGCCTCGGCTCGGCCGTCGGCCCGCGTTGGCTGGAGCAGGTGGCGGGGCGTTTCGTGGATGTCGTGGCGGCTTTCCCGGCCCTGCTGCTGGCCATGTTCCTGATCACGTTCACCGGGCGTGGCCCGGACAACCTGTTGCTTGCGCTCGGCATTGGCGCGCTGCCCGCCTACGCCCGGCTGGTCAAAGCGAACGCCCTGGTCACGCTGCAATCGGGTTACGTGGAGCAGGCCAAGACGTTCGGCTTGGGCAAGCTGCGGGTCGTTTGGCGTCACGTCTTGCCGAACGCGCTCGGGGCCCTGCCCATCATGGTCACAATCGGGCTGGGCGGCGCCATCATTGGCTCTTCCGCCCTCAGCTTCCTTGGTTTGGGGCCCCAGCCGCCAGACGCCGAATGGGGTCTGCTCTTGTCCGAAAGCCGCGCCTACCTGCGCCAGGCCTGGTGGAGCGCCGTTTATCCGGGGGTCGCTCTGACGGCGGTGGTGGTCGCCTCCACCGTTCTGGGCCAGAACCTCCAGCGCCGCTACGAGAGGAGAGACCGATGA
- a CDS encoding ABC transporter permease encodes MTTSLATVTPTDHDPPGGATLPAALSTIEEAPADPRSRTRVVAWLIARRLGGALLVLWIAVSVTFVAVQIAPGDTVSLLLGENRDDPVMRAATIQRWGLDQPLWVQYFTYLSRIPSGDLGVSYTMRQNVADLIAQGAGPTITLTLTATVTALVIAVLATLINTAPVKGLRAVTSGIQLVILSLPPFWLAILLLTVVSFRWGWFSIIDHDSWQALVLPTLALAIPSGFFLTQVLSDGVFRAVEQPFAVSARARGLSPARVRYRHAVKHAALPAVNLVGLQIGGLLGGAVIVEQIFGRPGLGQLAVNAVTVKDVPLILGVTLVSTAAYVAASTAVDLIGIALDPRLRSGRGEQL; translated from the coding sequence ATGACCACATCGCTCGCCACCGTCACGCCCACCGACCACGACCCGCCCGGCGGCGCCACGCTCCCGGCCGCCCTGTCCACCATCGAGGAGGCGCCGGCGGACCCCCGCAGCCGGACGCGTGTCGTCGCCTGGCTGATCGCGCGGCGGCTGGGGGGCGCGCTGCTGGTGTTGTGGATCGCGGTGAGCGTGACCTTCGTGGCGGTGCAGATAGCGCCCGGCGACACGGTGTCGCTGTTGCTGGGGGAGAACCGCGACGACCCGGTGATGCGCGCCGCGACCATCCAGCGTTGGGGATTGGACCAGCCGCTTTGGGTCCAGTACTTCACGTACTTGAGCCGCATCCCGAGCGGCGACCTGGGCGTTTCCTACACCATGCGCCAAAACGTGGCGGACCTGATCGCCCAAGGGGCCGGGCCAACCATCACGTTGACGTTGACCGCGACGGTGACGGCGTTGGTGATCGCGGTCCTGGCCACGTTGATCAACACGGCGCCGGTCAAGGGCCTGCGGGCGGTCACCTCCGGCATCCAGTTGGTCATCTTGTCGCTGCCGCCCTTCTGGTTGGCCATCCTGCTGCTGACCGTGGTCTCGTTCCGTTGGGGCTGGTTCTCCATCATTGACCACGACAGTTGGCAGGCCCTGGTTCTGCCGACCTTGGCTCTGGCCATCCCGTCGGGTTTCTTCCTCACGCAAGTGTTGTCGGATGGCGTTTTTCGGGCGGTCGAGCAGCCTTTCGCGGTCAGCGCGCGGGCGCGGGGCCTGTCCCCGGCGCGGGTCCGCTACCGCCACGCCGTCAAGCACGCCGCGTTGCCCGCCGTGAACCTGGTCGGTTTGCAGATCGGCGGTCTGTTGGGCGGCGCGGTCATTGTCGAGCAGATCTTCGGCCGCCCCGGCCTTGGGCAGTTGGCGGTGAACGCGGTGACCGTCAAGGACGTGCCCTTGATTCTGGGCGTCACCTTGGTCTCGACCGCCGCTTACGTGGCCGCTTCGACCGCCGTCGACCTGATCGGCATAGCGCTCGACCCGCGTCTGCGCAGCGGAAGGGGGGAGCAGCTGTGA